A region of the Methylobacterium nodulans ORS 2060 genome:
GGCATCATGCCCAACTATTTGCATTGATCCTGAATTTCAGCTAGATGTGTCCAGTGCCGCCAACAGGGAAGTAACTCTTTTTTATCAAAAGACGAGTGATCGCTTCTTTCAAGATCATAGCCCGTCAGCACTCCTTAATGGCCCCGTCGATCTCGGGTTTTTAGATGGCTTGCACGAGGCTGAGACGCTTCTTCGTGACTTTGCGAACCTTGAGAAGCATTGCAGGAGCAATTCAGTTATTGCAATTCACGATTGCATTCCAATGGACGTGGGACAAACAACAAGAATTAACAATGGCGGTCTTTGGACCGGAGATGTGTGGAAAGTGGTTCCCATACTCAAAGAATATAGACCAGATATCTCGATTTTTGTTTTTGATGCTCATCCGACTGGACTGGTATGCTGTACAAACCTTGATCATGGCAACACAATACTTGACGGCATGTACGGGGAGATCTGGCGCACATGGAGATCAACCGAACTTTCCGACTATGGTTTCAGTAGACTCATTGAGGAGGCCAACATAATATCAACTTCAAGAGTCGAAACGCCAGAAGAAATGCGTCGATATTTCTGGCTTTGACCGATTATAGATGGACGGCGGCAATGCGGGGACGCAAGCGTGATCCCGGCGTTGTCGTCTTCTATCAGCGCGCGCTTGAGACGGTGTGATGTCGTGAGTTCCAGACCGTGAGTTCGGTGAGCTGGAACCGGAACAAGACATGTGATGAGCAGGCAGGATTTCTGATCGGGGTTGTTGGCGCAAGCTGCTCCCGACGAGGTTCTGACGGTTTTCGGGCTGGCCCTGTCGCCCCCGCGGGTCACGTGCTTCTCTCTTCGCGGTCGGTGCGCAGGGCCGCCGCAGGATGGGGATAGTATCCCAATCCACGACCGGCTCCTTGCCGAAGCGGAACGTGCTGCCATCGCGCCACATGCGGTGGAGCACGACGACCCGTCGGCAGACCGGCGGATTCCAGCCTCGTGCATTCGGGGGCAGTCG
Encoded here:
- a CDS encoding class I SAM-dependent methyltransferase — protein: MNRYDHKGVSHYEFLERLHRWLNPRTYLEIGTLKGGTLRLASCPTICIDPEFQLDVSSAANREVTLFYQKTSDRFFQDHSPSALLNGPVDLGFLDGLHEAETLLRDFANLEKHCRSNSVIAIHDCIPMDVGQTTRINNGGLWTGDVWKVVPILKEYRPDISIFVFDAHPTGLVCCTNLDHGNTILDGMYGEIWRTWRSTELSDYGFSRLIEEANIISTSRVETPEEMRRYFWL